One Lycium barbarum isolate Lr01 chromosome 5, ASM1917538v2, whole genome shotgun sequence genomic window carries:
- the LOC132640636 gene encoding DEAD-box ATP-dependent RNA helicase 8 isoform X2: MHCSQDWKASLKIPPLDSRYRTEDVTATKGNDFEDYFLKRELLMGIYEKGFERPSPIQEESIPIALTGSDILARAKNGTGKTAAFCIPALEKIDQDNNVIQAVILVPTRELALQTSQVCKELAKNLKIQVMVSTGGTSLKDDIMRLYQPVHLLVGTPGRILDLAGKGVCVLKDCSMLVMDEADKLLSPEFLPSIEQLIRFMPANRQILMFSATFPVTVKDFKDRYLQKPYVINLMDELTLKGITQFYAFVEERQKLHCLNTLFSKLQINQSIIFCNSVNRVELLAKKITELGYSCFYIHAKMLQDHRNRVFHDFRNGACRNLVCTDLFTRGIDIQAVNVVINFDFPKNSETYLHRVGRSGRFGHLGLAVNLITFEDRFNLYRIEQELGTEIKQIPPHIDQAIYCG, from the exons ATGCACTG TTCACAAGATTGGAAGGCTAGCTTGAAGATACCACCACTTGATAGTCGATACAGGACTGAG GATGTGACAGCAACAAAGGGAAACGATTTTGAAGACTATTTTCTAAAGCGTGAACTGCTTATGGGAATTTACGAAAAGGGGTTTGAGAGACCATCACCAATCCAGGAGGAGAGTATTCCAATTGCTCTAACAGGAAGTGATATTTTGGCAAGGGCCAAGAATGGAACTGGGAAGACTGCTGCCTTCTGCATTCCTGCATTGGAAAAGATTGATCAGGACAACAATGTCATTCAAG CTGTTATCCTTGTCCCAACTCGAGAATTGGCTCTTCAAACATCTCAAGTTTGCAAAGAACTCGCGAAGAACTTAAAAATTCAAGTCATGGTTTCCACCGGGGGGACCAGCTTAAAAGACGACATAATGAGACTATATCAGCCTGTACATTTGCTTGTTGGAACTCCTGGAAGAATACTTGACCTTGCAGGTAAAGGAGTGTGTGTTTTGAAAGATTGCTCCATGCTTGTCATGGATGAG GCTGATAAGCTTCTATCACCGGAGTTCCTACCTTCCATTGAGCAGCTGATCCGTTTCATGCCTGCAAATCGTCAGATACTAATGTTTTCTGCTACATTCCCTGTTACAGTCAAGGACTTCAAAGATAGATACTTGCAGAAGCCTTATGTTATCAACCTTATGGACGAACTTACACTCAAGGGTATTACCCAGTTTTATGCTTTTGTTGAAGAAAGACAGAAGCTTCACTGTCTGAACACTCTGTTCTCTAAG CTTCAAATAAACCAATCAATAATTTTCTGCAACTCTGTAAATCGTGTAGAACTTCTTGCCAAGAAGATCACGGAGCTGGGTTATTCGTGCTTCTATATCCATGCAAAGATGCTCCAAGATCATAGGAACAGGGTTTTTCATGACTTCCGCAATGGTGCATGCAGGAACCTTGTCTGTACTG ATTTGTTTACTAGAGGGATAGACATTCAAGCAGTCAATGTTGTTATCAACTTTGATTTCCCAAAGAACTCAGAAACATATTTACACAGG GTTGGGCGGTCTGGGAGATTTGGTCACCTTGGTTTAGCTGTCAACCTAATTACTTTTGAGGATCGCTTCAATCT GTATAGAATTGAACAAGAGCTAGGAACCGAGATTAAGCAAATTCCACCACATATAGACCAGGCTATATATTGCGGGTAA
- the LOC132640636 gene encoding DEAD-box ATP-dependent RNA helicase 8 isoform X1 → MNSRSRYPPPWMGNPNFQQRNNNNNNNQQNQQQYMERNSSVGHHQQEQQQQWMRRNQLDSAIDEVEKTVQSETVDGSSQDWKASLKIPPLDSRYRTEDVTATKGNDFEDYFLKRELLMGIYEKGFERPSPIQEESIPIALTGSDILARAKNGTGKTAAFCIPALEKIDQDNNVIQAVILVPTRELALQTSQVCKELAKNLKIQVMVSTGGTSLKDDIMRLYQPVHLLVGTPGRILDLAGKGVCVLKDCSMLVMDEADKLLSPEFLPSIEQLIRFMPANRQILMFSATFPVTVKDFKDRYLQKPYVINLMDELTLKGITQFYAFVEERQKLHCLNTLFSKLQINQSIIFCNSVNRVELLAKKITELGYSCFYIHAKMLQDHRNRVFHDFRNGACRNLVCTDLFTRGIDIQAVNVVINFDFPKNSETYLHRVGRSGRFGHLGLAVNLITFEDRFNLYRIEQELGTEIKQIPPHIDQAIYCG, encoded by the exons ATGAATTCAAGATCAAGATATCCACCACCTTGGATGGGTAACCCTAATTTTCAacaaagaaataataataataataataatcaacaGAACCAGCAGCAGTACATGGAGAGAAATAGTTCAGTGGGACATCATCAACAAGAGCAACAGCAACAGTGGATGAGAAGGAATCAGTTAGATAGTGCTATTGATGAGGTTGAAAAGACTGTGCAATCCGAAACAGTTGATGGAAG TTCACAAGATTGGAAGGCTAGCTTGAAGATACCACCACTTGATAGTCGATACAGGACTGAG GATGTGACAGCAACAAAGGGAAACGATTTTGAAGACTATTTTCTAAAGCGTGAACTGCTTATGGGAATTTACGAAAAGGGGTTTGAGAGACCATCACCAATCCAGGAGGAGAGTATTCCAATTGCTCTAACAGGAAGTGATATTTTGGCAAGGGCCAAGAATGGAACTGGGAAGACTGCTGCCTTCTGCATTCCTGCATTGGAAAAGATTGATCAGGACAACAATGTCATTCAAG CTGTTATCCTTGTCCCAACTCGAGAATTGGCTCTTCAAACATCTCAAGTTTGCAAAGAACTCGCGAAGAACTTAAAAATTCAAGTCATGGTTTCCACCGGGGGGACCAGCTTAAAAGACGACATAATGAGACTATATCAGCCTGTACATTTGCTTGTTGGAACTCCTGGAAGAATACTTGACCTTGCAGGTAAAGGAGTGTGTGTTTTGAAAGATTGCTCCATGCTTGTCATGGATGAG GCTGATAAGCTTCTATCACCGGAGTTCCTACCTTCCATTGAGCAGCTGATCCGTTTCATGCCTGCAAATCGTCAGATACTAATGTTTTCTGCTACATTCCCTGTTACAGTCAAGGACTTCAAAGATAGATACTTGCAGAAGCCTTATGTTATCAACCTTATGGACGAACTTACACTCAAGGGTATTACCCAGTTTTATGCTTTTGTTGAAGAAAGACAGAAGCTTCACTGTCTGAACACTCTGTTCTCTAAG CTTCAAATAAACCAATCAATAATTTTCTGCAACTCTGTAAATCGTGTAGAACTTCTTGCCAAGAAGATCACGGAGCTGGGTTATTCGTGCTTCTATATCCATGCAAAGATGCTCCAAGATCATAGGAACAGGGTTTTTCATGACTTCCGCAATGGTGCATGCAGGAACCTTGTCTGTACTG ATTTGTTTACTAGAGGGATAGACATTCAAGCAGTCAATGTTGTTATCAACTTTGATTTCCCAAAGAACTCAGAAACATATTTACACAGG GTTGGGCGGTCTGGGAGATTTGGTCACCTTGGTTTAGCTGTCAACCTAATTACTTTTGAGGATCGCTTCAATCT GTATAGAATTGAACAAGAGCTAGGAACCGAGATTAAGCAAATTCCACCACATATAGACCAGGCTATATATTGCGGGTAA